From Ipomoea triloba cultivar NCNSP0323 chromosome 5, ASM357664v1, the proteins below share one genomic window:
- the LOC116018723 gene encoding transcription factor bHLH96-like, with protein sequence MELEAMALYKVPKVSWTSSSCDFVANNNQFPLQFQCPNFPEFEACSYYPPTHQQWLPNSSPADHVVVAEEEDDEVSGPRRQHRRSNAQTNRRQQINHNLSYLHSLLPESYIQKGDEASILGGAINYVKELEEELQVLCAKNSTTNLLEDVGTGASDGCRGYQLSTPSGDHIQVTMAGENHVDLKLHSKWRPKLLPRFMSQIESLMLTVLHFNLSRADQFVLCSLSLKVEDGSKYTSVKRIATVVNRIMARIQEEDGRV encoded by the exons ATGGAGCTTGAAGCTATGGCGCTCTACAAAGTCCCCAAAGTGAGCTGGACTAGTAGTAGTTGTGACTTTGTTGCTAATAATAACCAATTCCCGCTCCAGTTTCAATGCCCAAATTTCCCAGAATTTGAAGCCTGCAGCTATTATCCACCAACTCATCAGCAATGGCTTCCAAACTCTTCTCCTGCCGACCACGTTGTTGttgcagaagaagaagacgacgaGGTTTCTGGTCCGAGACGACAGCACCGGAGAAGCAACGCTCAAACTAACCGCCGCCAACAGATCAATCACAATCTTTCTTATCTCCACAGCCTCTTACCAGAATCTTATATCCAAAAG GGTGATGAAGCATCAATCCTAGGTGGAGCAATAAACTATGTGAAAGAGCTAGAAGAAGAGCTGCAAGTCCTGTGTGCCAAGAATAGCACTACAAATCTTCTTGAAGATGTGGGTACTGGTGCAAGTGATGGTTGCCGTGGATATCAATTGTCAACGCCATCTGGCGATCACATACAAGTCACAATGGCTGGCGAAAACCATGTTGACCTTAAGCTACACTCCAAATGGCGACCAAAGCTGCTGCCCAGATTCATGTCTCAGATTGAAAGCCTCATGCTAACTGTCCTTCACTTCAACCTATCAAGGGCTGATCAATTTGTTCTATGCTCTCTTAGCCTCAAG GTGGAAGATGGCTCCAAGTACACCTCTGTGAAGAGAATTGCAACTGTTGTGAATCGGATTATGGCTCGGATTCAAGAAGAGGATGGGAGAGtttag